Proteins encoded by one window of Vigna radiata var. radiata cultivar VC1973A chromosome 5, Vradiata_ver6, whole genome shotgun sequence:
- the LOC106761852 gene encoding uncharacterized protein LOC106761852 isoform X2 has translation MQKHQYNSMESRTEEFHSAQQLVPQDHRDGMHINARPPAYNVSENKPVLNYSIQTGEEFALEFMRDRVNLRKPPFPNVVGDPNYSTGYMELKGILGHSGSESGSDISVLTKTEKGPKEFDRRNSSQNQDRSNYGSARSIPRTSSNQESYRVLHGTAPSSASEISSMKMKVLCSFGGRILPRPSDGKLRYVGGETRIISIRRDIRLPELMQKTSLIYSEPHVIKYQLPGEDLDALVSVSSDEDLRNMMEECHDLQGERGSTKLRMFLFSINDLDDTQFGIGSIDGDSEIQYVVAVNGMSMGSRNNSILHAAGGSTNNLHELSEQNNERETNRVLMDSFGVSGSSLTDNVKSSLTIQSSQQMLPISSSAFETHPLFYDEPVIHQGEASQYPLQHGLGPSNNSARNIGEIPVSVPIQSFVNQGIMNDGQTSSELQVQVSAMPDMLVKRKGDNFIHTGNDPGKVFPLEAPYPIASLPFEGNLHANLPEAPVTAALSEGLHPAVPSKNKGKHQQSEDAYSLIGSMNRTQTPKSGEDDFYTTPTDAFGRAQVDAESNVIDFGSLEPPPLPNRVYYSERIPREQEDLLNRSTKSDDAYGSHLLMSDLLSDFSQKNSETESSDILHGGNMSNQNIMSRSAPKPLQVDGNTIDDGFAPPPTYKQWPDATNKLNSKLSLPVNSELKQVLVDNKVTGIEDQILHSGNDANRSKDNHNILLVDGPKGTGHLAFHQVLPVDHNLNVVSKPPDLNLVEVSTRELDNGKVQAVSFPSTGNTGQDDSQNFPPEVKPRPTAQGDILIDIEDRFPRDILHDMFSKAILSEDSSSNGPLPADRAVSKVPDGDSNSQQSAALLADGALAGHKESHLNFGGDENQKNVPVTTKTESTLLQPKYEHSQLKGNENKNMDTIMENIRPQESEYLEDDQNEERNVDLAGTFDISTVQFIKNDDLEELRELGSGTFGTVYHGKWRGSDVAIKRIKKSCFAGRSSEQERLTIEFWREADILSKLHHPNVVAFYGVVQDGPGATLATVTEYMVDGSLRNVLLRKDRYLDRRKRLIIAMDAAFGMEYLHSKNIVHFDLKCDNLLVNLKDPLRPICKVGDFGLSKIKRNTLVSGGVRGTLPWMAPELLNGSSNKVSEKVDVFSFGIVLWEILTGEEPYANMHYGAIIGGIVNNTLRPTIPSYCDLEWKTLMEQCWAPNPAVRPSFTEIARRLRVMSAAAIQNKGQVHKASK, from the exons ATGCAGAAACATCAATACAATTCCATGGAATCTAGAACTGAGGAATTCCATTCTGCACAGCAATTGGTCCCTCAAGACCATCGTGATGGCATGCATATCAATGCACGGCCTCCAGCATATAATGTGTCAGAAAATAAACCTGTACTTAACTATTCCATACAGACAGGTGAGGAATTTGCTCTCGAGTTTATGAGAGATAGGGTGAATCTCAGGAAGCCTCCATTTCCAAATGTTGTGGGTGATCCCAACTATTCAACAGGCTATATGGAATTGAAAGGCATTTTGGGACATTCAGGATCTGAGAGTGGATCTGATATATCTGTGCTCACAAAGACTGAAAAGGGTCCTAAAGAGTTTGACAGAAGGAACTCTTCTCAAAACCAGGACAGAAGTAATTATGGTTCAGCTCGATCAATTCCTAGAACTTCATCCAATCAAGAAAGTTACCGAGTCCTTCATGGTACTGCCCCTTCCAGTGCATCTGAAATTTCATCCATGAAGATGAAGGTTCTATGCAGCTTTGGGGGAAGAATATTGCCAAGGCCTAGTGATGGAAAGCTTAGATATGTTGGGGGTGAAACGCGTATTATAAGTATAAGAAGGGACATACGTTTGCCGGAGCTTATGCAGAAAACATCATTAATTTATAGTGAACCTCATGTGATAAAGTATCAGCTCCCTGGAGAAGATCTTGATGCGTTAGTTTCAGTATCTTCTGATGAGGATCTGCGGAATATGATGGAGGAATGTCATGATTTACAAGGTGAACGAGGATCAACCAAGCTTAGGATGTTTCTGTTCTCTATAAATGATTTGGATGATACTCAGTTTGGCATAGGTAGCATTGACGGTGATTCTGAAATCCAGTACGTAGTTGCTGTTAATGGCATGAGCATGGGTTCAAGAAACAACTCAATTCTTCATGCCGCAGGTGGCTCTACCAATAACTTGCATGAATTGAGTGAACAAAATAATGAGAGGGAGACCAACAGAGTTTTGATGGACTCATTTGGTGTTAGTGGCTCATCTTTGACTGACAATGTTAAATCATCATTGACTATTCAATCTTCACAACAAATGCTTCCAATCTCCTCTAGTGCTTTTGAAACCCATCCATTGTTTTATGATGAACCGGTTATTCACCAAGGGGAAGCTAGTCAATATCCACTACAGCACGGTCTTGGTCCTTCTAACAACTCTGCTCGCAATATTGGAGAGATTCCAGTTTCTGTGCCTATTCAAAGTTTTGTTAACCAAGGGATCATGAATGATGGACAAACATCCAGTGAGTTGCAGGTACAAGTTTCAGCTATGCCAGACATGTTGGTAAAAAGAAAGGGTGATAATTTCATTCATACAGGCAACGATCCAGGAAAAGTTTTCCCCTTGGAAGCACCATATCCTATTGCTTCGCTGCCATTTGAGGGAAATTTGCATGCTAATTTACCAGAGGCACCAGTTACTGCTGCTCTATCAGAAGGGCTTCATCCTGCAGTGCCATCAAAGAACAAGGGTAAGCACCAGCAGTCTGAAGATGCCTATTCATTAATCGGGAGTATGAATCGCACACAGACTCCTAAGTCTGGTGAAGATGATTTCTATACTACACCCACTGATGCATTCGGCCGTGCTCAGGTTGATGCTGAGTCCAATGTGATTGATTTCGGTAGCCTTGAACCACCTCCACTTCCCAACAGAGTCTATTATTCAGAGAGAATTCCAAGGGAGCAGGAAGATTTGCTGAATCGATCTACTAAGTCAGATGATGCGTATGGTTCTCACTTACTCATGTCCGATTTGCTTTCTGACTTCAGCCAGAAGAATTCAGAAACAGAATCCAGTGACATATTGCACGGTGGGAATATGTCAAATCAGAACATTATGTCCAGATCGGCACCAAAGCCTTTGCAAGTAGATGGCAATACCATTGATGATGGATTTGCCCCACCGCCAACATACAAACAGTGGCCTGATGCAACAAATAAGTTGAATTCAAAGTTATCATTGCCTGTGAATTCTGAGTTGAAGCAAGTGTTAGTAGATAATAAGGTTACTGGAATTGAGGACCAGATCCTTCATTCTGGAAATGATGCCAATCGTTCCAAAGACAACCATAACATCCTCTTAGTTGATGGACCCAAAGGTACTGGACATCTGGCTTTTCATCAGGTTCTTCCAGTTGATCATAATCTGAACGTAGTATCTAAACCTCCAGACCTCAATTTGGTTGAAGTTTCTACCAGGGAATTGGATAACGGTAAGGTCCAAGCTGTGTCTTTTCCTTCAACTGGAAACACAGGCCAAGATGATTCTCAAAATTTCCCCCCAGAAGTTAAACCAAGACCTACTGCTCAGGGAGACATTCTTATTGATATTGAGGACAGGTTTCCCCGTGATATCCTTCATGATATGTTCTCCAAAGCAATACTTTCCGAAGATTCATCAAGTAATGGTCCGTTACCAGCAGATAGAGCAG TGAGTAAAGTTCCAGATGGGGATAGTAATTCTCAGCAGTCTGCTGCTCTACTGGCAGATGGTGCTTTGGCAGGACACAAGGAATCTCACCTAAATTTCGGTGGTGAcgaaaatcagaaaaatgtaCCTGTAACAACTAAAACAGAATCAACTCTCCTTCAACCAAAATATGAGCATTCCCAGCTAAAGGGCAATGAAAATAAGAACATGGACACCATAATGGAAAACATAAGACCACAGGAATCTGAATACCTGGAG GATGACCAGAATGAAGAAAGGAATGTGGATTTGGCAGGGACTTTTGACATCAGTACTGTGCAG TTCATAAAGAATGATGATCTTGAAGAGCTGCGAGAGCTGGGTTCTGGTACCTTTGGGACTGTGTACCATGGAAAGTGGAGGGGATCGGATGTTgctattaaaagaataaagaaaagctGCTTCGCTGGTAGATCTTCAGAACAAGAGAGACTG ACAATAGAGTTCTGGCGTGAAGCTGACATACTTTCCAAGCTTCACCATCCAAATGTTGTGGCATTTTATGGTGTAGTCCAGGATGGACCAGGAGCAACATTAGCCACTGTCACTGAGTACATGGTGGATGGTTCTCTCAGGAATGTTTTGCTTCGTAAGGATAG ATATCTTGATCGCCGTAAGAGGTTGATAATAGCCATGGATGCAGCTTTTGGAATGGAATATTTACACTCAAAAAATATTGTGCATTTTGACTTGAAATGTGACAATTTGCTTGTGAACTTGAAGGATCCTTTACGGCCAATATGCAAG GTTGGTGATTTTGGCCTATCAAAAATTAAGCGAAACACCCTTGTTTCTGGTGGTGTTCGTGGAACTCTACCTTGGATGGCACCAGAGCTGCTAAACGGTAGCAGCAACAAGGTCTCAGAAAag GTTGATGTGTTCTCTTTCGGCATAGTCTTATGGGAGATTCTTACTGGTGAAGAGCCATATGCTAATATGCACTATGGTGCAATTATTG GAGGTATTGTGAATAACACATTGAGACCTACAATTCCCAGTTATTGTGATCTTGAATGGAAAACACTGATGGAGCAGTGTTGGGCACCCAATCCTGCAGTTAGGCCATCCTTCACAGAAATTGCTCGTCGTCTGCGTGTGATGTCTGCAGCTGCTATTCAGAACAAGGGACAGGTCCACAAGGCTTCTAAATGA
- the LOC106762102 gene encoding uncharacterized protein LOC106762102: protein MESRLDEWHQSRSQPVMQDHLDGPHTHRRQVDFNTSEVKPVLNYSIQTGEEFALEFMRDKVNMSKPVLSNVSESNYTPGYMELKGILGINHAGSESGSDISMFSMAEKYPKDFDTTSTSLPGDRINYGSIQSMPRTSLNQDNRQFVPGYGSFGAYDRSMIMKFLCSFGGKILPRPCDGNLRYVGGQTRILRLRKDISWLELMQTAFQIYSQVYAIKYQLPGEDLDALVSVSSDEDLQNMMEECNHLQDREGSQKPRMFLFSMSDLQDAQFGLSSMGDDSEIQYVVAVNGMDLGSRKNTTMIGVSVSANDINELDRQSIDRETNNRVGIECIVQGNPPPTNNLDSSLASQFSPSVLPTSSNSYEKYPQFYSDQMMCHGEHSDQYFINEGLDLSHKPVIGETPMIMPPHMLVNQQGILNEGLPPRGIQVQNSEIQTTLANKMVTSSIPQVSDPGKVLASELPSPAPAQLFNGYMKNNFPEASVVVTVSEGFSLHPPSLNKGQDNEETSSTSSAFGPTYVDSHSNASDLSSLHPPPLPKRVYYSERIPREQVELLNRSSKSDDTHSSQFHVPDLLSDINPPNLVTESVDKLHDGNLSDLNEELSITENPLHANVFSVDNGIVNNQIYKQPLDANTMIKSKLTEHVNPELRQVLSDNEGHTDVLNKDNVVGLEMKINGNNSYNKPLIDETKASKPDLENLHHVSSRKNLDDPASTLPEVDWGDTSVKESNDNVNVQALPGSLNGNIDDDSEEFPSDVIMKQAHGDILIDINDRFPREFFTDIFSKAVLEEDPSSFHKLTSNGVGLSVNMENCDPKRWSYFQKLAQAGIDNVSLIDQDHLGFAPAIGKVVGDDRAQHVTPLATDEVSLNHTESHLDFVEENLLGRIGGERKSNYDHSQVNDTESMQFDAMMENIRAQESECEVGMFEKRNNNLNPPDPSLGEIDTSSLQVIMNDDLEELKELGSGTFGTVYHGKWRGTDVAIKRIKKICFTGRSSEQERLTVEFWREADILSKLHHPNVVAFYGVVEDGPGGTMATVTEYMVDGSLRHVLLRKDRYLDFRKRLIIAMDAAFGMEYLHSKNIVHFDLKCDNLLVNLKDPMRPICKVGDFGLSKIKRNTLVSGGVRGTLPWMAPELLNGSSNKVSEKVDVFSFGIVLWEILTGEEPYANMHYGAIIGGIVNNTLRPTIPNHCDSEWRTLMEQCWAPNPAARPSFTEIARRLRIMSAAAKSSGQKASR, encoded by the exons ATGGAATCTAGACTTGATGAATGGCACCAGTCTCGATCACAGCCAGTTATGCAGGACCATTTGGATGGCCCGCATACCCATAGAAGACAAGTTGACTTCAATACATCAGAAGTTAAACCTGTACTTAATTACTCTATACAGACAGGTGAAGAATTTGCTCTTGAGTTTATGAGAGATAAGGTGAATATGAGTAAGCCTGTATTATCAAATGTTAGTGAATCGAATTATACCCCAGGTTATATGGAACTGAAAGGCATTTTAGGTATCAACCATGCAGGATCTGAAAGTGGATCTGATATCTCTATGTTCTCAATGGCTGAGAAATATCCAAAAGATTTTGATACAACGAGTACATCTTTACCTGGAGACAGAATCAACTATGGGTCTATTCAATCAATGCCAAGAACTTCATTGAATCAGGATAATAGGCAATTTGTGCCTGGGTATGGCTCTTTTGGAGCTTATGATAGATCAATGATCATGAAGTTTCTTTGCAGCTTTGGCGGTAAAATATTGCCACGACCATGCGATGGAAATCTAAGGTATGTTGGAGGCCAAACACGTATTCTTCGACTAAGAAAGGACATATCTTGGCTGGAGCTCATGCAGACAGCATTTCAAATCTATAGTCAGGTTTATGCAATCAAGTATCAGCTTCCTGGGGAAGATCTTGATGCTTTGGTATCTGTGTCATCTGATGAGGATTTGCAGAATATGATGGAGGAATGTAATCATCTACAAGATAGGGAAGGATCACAAAAACCTAGGATGTTTTTGTTCTCAATGAGTGATTTGCAGGATGCTCAATTTGGTCTCAGCAGTATGGGTGATGATTCTGAGATTCAGTATGTTGTTGCTGTTAATGGCATGGACTTGGGATCAAGAAAAAACACTACGATGATTGGTGTCAGCGTTTCGGCAAATGACATAAATGAATTGGACAGGCAAAGTATTGACAGGGAGACTAATAATAGAGTTGGTATAGAATGTATTGTACAAGGAAATCCTCCCCCAACTAACAATTTAGACTCATCATTGGCTTCTCAATTTTCACCATCAGTGCTACCAACTTCCTCAAATTCATATGAAAAGTATCCACAGTTTTATAGTGATCAAATGATGTGCCATGGCGAACATAGTGATCAATACTTTATTAATGAAGGCCTCGATCTTTCTCATAAACCTGTTATTGGAGAGACCCCGATGATTATGCCTCCCCATATGCTTGTCAATCAACAAGGGATTTTGAATGAAGGCCTTCCTCCTCGAGGAATACAAGTACAAAATTCAGAAATACAAACAACATTGGCAAACAAGATGGTTACTAGTTCAATTCCACAAGTAAGTGACCCTGGGAAAGTTTTGGCCTCAGAATTACCATCACCCGCTCCTGCTCAACTGTTTAATGgttacatgaaaaataattttcctgaAGCATCTGTTGTAGTTACTGTGTCAGAGGGGTTTTCATTGCATCCACCAAGCTTGAACAAGGGCCAAGATAATGAAGAGACTTCTTCTACAAGCAGTGCATTTGGTCCTACTTATGTTGATTCCCACTCCAATGCTTCTGACTTGAGTTCCCttcatcctcctcctcttcctaaGAGAGTTTACTATTCAGAGAGAATTCCACGCGAACAGGTAGAGTTGCTGAACCGGTCCTCAAAATCTGATGATACACACAGCTCTCAGTTTCATGTTCCAGATTTACTCTCTGATATCAACCCACCCAATTTAGTTACAGAATCTGTTGACAAGTTGCATGATGGAAATCTATCTGATCTAAATGAGGAATTAAGCATCACAGAAAATCCGTTGCATGCAAATGTATTTTCAGTTGATAATGGGATTGTCAATAATCAAATCTACAAACAGCCGCTTGATGCAAACACTATGATAAAATCAAAGCTAACTGAGCATGTGAATCCTGAGCTGAGGCAGGTATTATCGGACAATGAAGGACACACAGATGtgttaaataaagataatgttGTTGGGTTGGAAATGAAAATTAATGGTAACAATAGCTATAACAAACCCCTGATTGATGAGACAAAAGCCAGTAAACCTGACTTGGAGAATTTGCACCATGTTTCTTCTCGTAAGAATCTTGATGATCCTGCATCCACTCTTCCAGAGGTTGACTGGGGTGATACCTCTGTGAAAGAGTCTAATGACAATGTTAATGTGCAAGCCTTACCTGGATCTCTAAATGGGAATATTGATGATGATTCTGAAGAATTTCCATCTGATGTCATCATGAAACAAGCACATGGTGACATCCTTATTGATATTAATGATCGGTTTCCCCGTGAATTTTTCACTGATATATTCTCTAAAGCAGTACTTGAAGAAGACCCCTCTAGTTTCCATAAATTAACTTCAAATGGAGTGGGCTTAAGTGTAAACATGGAAAATTGTGATCCTAAACGATGGTCGTATTTTCAAAAATTGGCTCAAGCAGGCATTGATAATGTGTCTCTTATTGACCAAGATCATCTTGGGTTTGCACCTGCGATAGGAAAAGTGGTTGGAGATGATAGAGCTCAACATGTTACACCTTTAGCAACTGATGAAGTTTCTCTGAACCATACAGAGTCCCACCTCGattttgttgaagaaaatttgCTTGGAAGAATTGGAGGAGAAAGAAAGTCTAACTATGACCATTCCCAAGTGAATGACACTGAAAGCATGCAATTTGATGCTATGATGGAAAACATAAGAGCTCAAGAGTCAGAATGCGAG GTTGGGATGTTTGAAAAAAGGAATAACAATCTAAATCCTCCTGATCCTTCTTTGGGAGAGATTGATACGAGTTCTTTGCAG GTCATAATGAATGATGATCTTGAAGAGCTGAAGGAACTGGGTTCTGGTACCTTTGGCACCGTGTATCATGGAAAATGGCGAGGAACAGATGTTGCCatcaaaagaataaagaaaatctGCTTCACTGGTCGATCATCTGAGCAAGAGAGACTg ACTGTAGAATTCTGGCGGGAAGCCGATATTCTTTCCAAGCTTCATCATCCAAATGTGGTGGCATTTTATGGTGTAGTGGAGGATGGACCCGGAGGAACAATGGCTACTGTTACAGAGTACATGGTGGATGGTTCTCTTAGGCATGTGTTACTTCGCAAGGATAG GTATCTTGATTTTCGTAAGAGACTGATAATTGCAATGGACGCAGCTTTTGGGATGGAATATTTACACTCAAAAAATATTGTACACTTTGACCTAAAATGTGACAATTTGTTGGTGAACTTGAAAGATCCTATGCGGCCTATTTGCAAG GTTGGGGATTTTGgattatcaaaaattaaaagaaatacctTGGTTTCTGGTGGTGTGAGGGGGACTCTTCCTTGGATGGCACCAGAGCTTCTGAACGGTAGCAGCAACAAGGTCTCAGAAAAG GTTGATGTGTTCTCCTTTGGCATAGTGTTATGGGAGATTCTAACCGGTGAGGAGCCATATGCCAATATGCACTATGGTGCAATCATAG GTGGGATTGTGAATAACACATTAAGACCAACAATACCAAATCATTGTGATTCTGAATGGAGAACACTGATGGAGCAGTGTTGGGCACCCAATCCTGCGGCTAGGCCCTCCTTCACAGAAATAGCTCGACGATTGCGCATAATGTCTGCAGCTGCTAAATCATCGGGCCAAAAAGCATCTagatga
- the LOC106761852 gene encoding uncharacterized protein LOC106761852 isoform X1, whose product MQKHQYNSMESRTEEFHSAQQLVPQDHRDGMHINARPPAYNVSENKPVLNYSIQTGEEFALEFMRDRVNLRKPPFPNVVGDPNYSTGYMELKGILGHSGSESGSDISVLTKTEKGPKEFDRRNSSQNQDRSNYGSARSIPRTSSNQESYRVLHGTAPSSASEISSMKMKVLCSFGGRILPRPSDGKLRYVGGETRIISIRRDIRLPELMQKTSLIYSEPHVIKYQLPGEDLDALVSVSSDEDLRNMMEECHDLQGERGSTKLRMFLFSINDLDDTQFGIGSIDGDSEIQYVVAVNGMSMGSRNNSILHAAGGSTNNLHELSEQNNERETNRVLMDSFGVSGSSLTDNVKSSLTIQSSQQMLPISSSAFETHPLFYDEPVIHQGEASQYPLQHGLGPSNNSARNIGEIPVSVPIQSFVNQGIMNDGQTSSELQVQVSAMPDMLVKRKGDNFIHTGNDPGKVFPLEAPYPIASLPFEGNLHANLPEAPVTAALSEGLHPAVPSKNKGKHQQSEDAYSLIGSMNRTQTPKSGEDDFYTTPTDAFGRAQVDAESNVIDFGSLEPPPLPNRVYYSERIPREQEDLLNRSTKSDDAYGSHLLMSDLLSDFSQKNSETESSDILHGGNMSNQNIMSRSAPKPLQVDGNTIDDGFAPPPTYKQWPDATNKLNSKLSLPVNSELKQVLVDNKVTGIEDQILHSGNDANRSKDNHNILLVDGPKGTGHLAFHQVLPVDHNLNVVSKPPDLNLVEVSTRELDNGKVQAVSFPSTGNTGQDDSQNFPPEVKPRPTAQGDILIDIEDRFPRDILHDMFSKAILSEDSSSNGPLPADRAGLSSHMDNHEPKRWSYFQNLAQEGFDNVSLIDQDYLDFSSAVSKVPDGDSNSQQSAALLADGALAGHKESHLNFGGDENQKNVPVTTKTESTLLQPKYEHSQLKGNENKNMDTIMENIRPQESEYLEDDQNEERNVDLAGTFDISTVQFIKNDDLEELRELGSGTFGTVYHGKWRGSDVAIKRIKKSCFAGRSSEQERLTIEFWREADILSKLHHPNVVAFYGVVQDGPGATLATVTEYMVDGSLRNVLLRKDRYLDRRKRLIIAMDAAFGMEYLHSKNIVHFDLKCDNLLVNLKDPLRPICKVGDFGLSKIKRNTLVSGGVRGTLPWMAPELLNGSSNKVSEKVDVFSFGIVLWEILTGEEPYANMHYGAIIGGIVNNTLRPTIPSYCDLEWKTLMEQCWAPNPAVRPSFTEIARRLRVMSAAAIQNKGQVHKASK is encoded by the exons ATGCAGAAACATCAATACAATTCCATGGAATCTAGAACTGAGGAATTCCATTCTGCACAGCAATTGGTCCCTCAAGACCATCGTGATGGCATGCATATCAATGCACGGCCTCCAGCATATAATGTGTCAGAAAATAAACCTGTACTTAACTATTCCATACAGACAGGTGAGGAATTTGCTCTCGAGTTTATGAGAGATAGGGTGAATCTCAGGAAGCCTCCATTTCCAAATGTTGTGGGTGATCCCAACTATTCAACAGGCTATATGGAATTGAAAGGCATTTTGGGACATTCAGGATCTGAGAGTGGATCTGATATATCTGTGCTCACAAAGACTGAAAAGGGTCCTAAAGAGTTTGACAGAAGGAACTCTTCTCAAAACCAGGACAGAAGTAATTATGGTTCAGCTCGATCAATTCCTAGAACTTCATCCAATCAAGAAAGTTACCGAGTCCTTCATGGTACTGCCCCTTCCAGTGCATCTGAAATTTCATCCATGAAGATGAAGGTTCTATGCAGCTTTGGGGGAAGAATATTGCCAAGGCCTAGTGATGGAAAGCTTAGATATGTTGGGGGTGAAACGCGTATTATAAGTATAAGAAGGGACATACGTTTGCCGGAGCTTATGCAGAAAACATCATTAATTTATAGTGAACCTCATGTGATAAAGTATCAGCTCCCTGGAGAAGATCTTGATGCGTTAGTTTCAGTATCTTCTGATGAGGATCTGCGGAATATGATGGAGGAATGTCATGATTTACAAGGTGAACGAGGATCAACCAAGCTTAGGATGTTTCTGTTCTCTATAAATGATTTGGATGATACTCAGTTTGGCATAGGTAGCATTGACGGTGATTCTGAAATCCAGTACGTAGTTGCTGTTAATGGCATGAGCATGGGTTCAAGAAACAACTCAATTCTTCATGCCGCAGGTGGCTCTACCAATAACTTGCATGAATTGAGTGAACAAAATAATGAGAGGGAGACCAACAGAGTTTTGATGGACTCATTTGGTGTTAGTGGCTCATCTTTGACTGACAATGTTAAATCATCATTGACTATTCAATCTTCACAACAAATGCTTCCAATCTCCTCTAGTGCTTTTGAAACCCATCCATTGTTTTATGATGAACCGGTTATTCACCAAGGGGAAGCTAGTCAATATCCACTACAGCACGGTCTTGGTCCTTCTAACAACTCTGCTCGCAATATTGGAGAGATTCCAGTTTCTGTGCCTATTCAAAGTTTTGTTAACCAAGGGATCATGAATGATGGACAAACATCCAGTGAGTTGCAGGTACAAGTTTCAGCTATGCCAGACATGTTGGTAAAAAGAAAGGGTGATAATTTCATTCATACAGGCAACGATCCAGGAAAAGTTTTCCCCTTGGAAGCACCATATCCTATTGCTTCGCTGCCATTTGAGGGAAATTTGCATGCTAATTTACCAGAGGCACCAGTTACTGCTGCTCTATCAGAAGGGCTTCATCCTGCAGTGCCATCAAAGAACAAGGGTAAGCACCAGCAGTCTGAAGATGCCTATTCATTAATCGGGAGTATGAATCGCACACAGACTCCTAAGTCTGGTGAAGATGATTTCTATACTACACCCACTGATGCATTCGGCCGTGCTCAGGTTGATGCTGAGTCCAATGTGATTGATTTCGGTAGCCTTGAACCACCTCCACTTCCCAACAGAGTCTATTATTCAGAGAGAATTCCAAGGGAGCAGGAAGATTTGCTGAATCGATCTACTAAGTCAGATGATGCGTATGGTTCTCACTTACTCATGTCCGATTTGCTTTCTGACTTCAGCCAGAAGAATTCAGAAACAGAATCCAGTGACATATTGCACGGTGGGAATATGTCAAATCAGAACATTATGTCCAGATCGGCACCAAAGCCTTTGCAAGTAGATGGCAATACCATTGATGATGGATTTGCCCCACCGCCAACATACAAACAGTGGCCTGATGCAACAAATAAGTTGAATTCAAAGTTATCATTGCCTGTGAATTCTGAGTTGAAGCAAGTGTTAGTAGATAATAAGGTTACTGGAATTGAGGACCAGATCCTTCATTCTGGAAATGATGCCAATCGTTCCAAAGACAACCATAACATCCTCTTAGTTGATGGACCCAAAGGTACTGGACATCTGGCTTTTCATCAGGTTCTTCCAGTTGATCATAATCTGAACGTAGTATCTAAACCTCCAGACCTCAATTTGGTTGAAGTTTCTACCAGGGAATTGGATAACGGTAAGGTCCAAGCTGTGTCTTTTCCTTCAACTGGAAACACAGGCCAAGATGATTCTCAAAATTTCCCCCCAGAAGTTAAACCAAGACCTACTGCTCAGGGAGACATTCTTATTGATATTGAGGACAGGTTTCCCCGTGATATCCTTCATGATATGTTCTCCAAAGCAATACTTTCCGAAGATTCATCAAGTAATGGTCCGTTACCAGCAGATAGAGCAGGTTTGAGCTCACACATGGACAATCATGAGCCTAAACGTTGGTCATATTTTCAGAACTTGGCCCAAGAGGGGTTTGATAATGTTTCTCTAATTGATCAGGACTATCTTGATTTTTCGTCTGCAGTGAGTAAAGTTCCAGATGGGGATAGTAATTCTCAGCAGTCTGCTGCTCTACTGGCAGATGGTGCTTTGGCAGGACACAAGGAATCTCACCTAAATTTCGGTGGTGAcgaaaatcagaaaaatgtaCCTGTAACAACTAAAACAGAATCAACTCTCCTTCAACCAAAATATGAGCATTCCCAGCTAAAGGGCAATGAAAATAAGAACATGGACACCATAATGGAAAACATAAGACCACAGGAATCTGAATACCTGGAG GATGACCAGAATGAAGAAAGGAATGTGGATTTGGCAGGGACTTTTGACATCAGTACTGTGCAG TTCATAAAGAATGATGATCTTGAAGAGCTGCGAGAGCTGGGTTCTGGTACCTTTGGGACTGTGTACCATGGAAAGTGGAGGGGATCGGATGTTgctattaaaagaataaagaaaagctGCTTCGCTGGTAGATCTTCAGAACAAGAGAGACTG ACAATAGAGTTCTGGCGTGAAGCTGACATACTTTCCAAGCTTCACCATCCAAATGTTGTGGCATTTTATGGTGTAGTCCAGGATGGACCAGGAGCAACATTAGCCACTGTCACTGAGTACATGGTGGATGGTTCTCTCAGGAATGTTTTGCTTCGTAAGGATAG ATATCTTGATCGCCGTAAGAGGTTGATAATAGCCATGGATGCAGCTTTTGGAATGGAATATTTACACTCAAAAAATATTGTGCATTTTGACTTGAAATGTGACAATTTGCTTGTGAACTTGAAGGATCCTTTACGGCCAATATGCAAG GTTGGTGATTTTGGCCTATCAAAAATTAAGCGAAACACCCTTGTTTCTGGTGGTGTTCGTGGAACTCTACCTTGGATGGCACCAGAGCTGCTAAACGGTAGCAGCAACAAGGTCTCAGAAAag GTTGATGTGTTCTCTTTCGGCATAGTCTTATGGGAGATTCTTACTGGTGAAGAGCCATATGCTAATATGCACTATGGTGCAATTATTG GAGGTATTGTGAATAACACATTGAGACCTACAATTCCCAGTTATTGTGATCTTGAATGGAAAACACTGATGGAGCAGTGTTGGGCACCCAATCCTGCAGTTAGGCCATCCTTCACAGAAATTGCTCGTCGTCTGCGTGTGATGTCTGCAGCTGCTATTCAGAACAAGGGACAGGTCCACAAGGCTTCTAAATGA